The Devosia sp. A16 genome includes a window with the following:
- a CDS encoding esterase-like activity of phytase family protein, with protein MRAARRASRLAAAALLIASASVALLAAGGLGARADDETVTSVPISTFASAGIGQRVQGLVWRGGIEMQSQTDTFGGLSGLGFTGPDGRLVMVSDRGNFVSGQLLYDEAARPLGLIGVKIEPIQNSKGKELPRAYSRDAEALAVILRDGQPSAVRVGFENLTRVADFALVDGLPQGAAREVNIPKWLSDTRTNETLEAVCIAPPTSPIAGSTLLLTEGIIDDDGQHSAYLLGQNDKGPLSYISGDGTNPTDCAFMPNGDLLVLERGIALLAFQMRLVRIPAAEVKPGAHMKGEQLLHAAGGDIDNMEAVAVHTAPDGTTRITLVSDNNFNDWERNLLLEFSLPE; from the coding sequence ATGAGGGCTGCCCGCCGTGCCTCGCGCCTCGCCGCGGCGGCACTGCTGATCGCAAGCGCAAGCGTCGCCCTGCTGGCGGCAGGCGGGCTGGGCGCCCGGGCCGACGACGAGACCGTGACCTCGGTCCCCATCTCGACCTTCGCCTCGGCCGGCATCGGTCAGCGGGTGCAGGGTCTGGTGTGGCGCGGCGGTATCGAGATGCAAAGCCAGACCGATACCTTCGGCGGCCTCTCCGGGCTCGGCTTCACCGGCCCGGACGGACGTCTGGTGATGGTCTCGGACCGCGGCAACTTCGTCTCCGGGCAGCTGCTCTATGATGAGGCGGCGCGGCCGCTGGGACTGATCGGCGTCAAGATCGAGCCGATCCAGAACTCCAAGGGCAAGGAGCTGCCGCGCGCCTATTCGCGCGACGCCGAGGCGCTGGCGGTGATCCTGCGCGATGGCCAGCCGAGTGCGGTGCGCGTCGGTTTCGAGAACCTCACGCGGGTCGCCGATTTTGCGCTGGTCGACGGCCTGCCGCAGGGCGCTGCCCGCGAGGTCAACATTCCCAAATGGCTGAGCGACACGCGCACCAACGAAACGCTGGAAGCGGTCTGCATTGCGCCCCCTACCTCCCCCATCGCCGGCTCGACCTTGCTGCTCACCGAAGGTATCATCGACGATGACGGCCAGCACTCGGCCTATCTGCTTGGCCAGAACGACAAGGGTCCGTTGAGCTACATCTCGGGCGACGGCACCAACCCGACCGACTGCGCCTTCATGCCCAATGGCGACCTCCTGGTGCTGGAGCGCGGCATCGCGCTGCTCGCCTTCCAGATGCGGCTGGTCCGTATCCCGGCCGCCGAGGTAAAGCCCGGCGCCCATATGAAGGGCGAACAGTTGCTGCATGCCGCCGGTGGCGACATCGACAACATGGAAGCTGTCGCGGTCCATACGGCCCCCGATGGCACCACCCGCATCACCCTGGTGTCGGACAACAACTTCAACGACTGGGAACGTAACCTGCTGCTGGAGTTCAGCCTGCCGGAGTGA
- a CDS encoding YybH family protein: MSARDVLEAYADRINGQDFDLLTELIAPDATFWFTTGSHRGIAAIRAAFEATWQVMGPSEHYWLDQLEWIAEGDAAAACIYRFNWQTVADGKPASGSGRGTTVLKRVGGRWWIAHEHLSGFPDQPPPAQADPHP, encoded by the coding sequence ATGTCGGCAAGAGACGTACTCGAGGCCTATGCCGACCGCATCAACGGCCAGGACTTCGACCTGCTGACCGAACTCATCGCCCCAGACGCGACCTTCTGGTTCACCACCGGCAGCCATCGCGGCATCGCCGCCATCCGCGCCGCGTTCGAGGCGACCTGGCAGGTGATGGGCCCGAGCGAGCATTACTGGCTCGACCAGCTCGAATGGATCGCCGAAGGCGATGCCGCCGCGGCCTGCATCTACCGCTTCAACTGGCAAACCGTTGCCGACGGCAAGCCGGCCTCGGGCTCCGGCCGCGGCACCACGGTATTGAAGCGCGTGGGCGGGCGCTGGTGGATCGCCCACGAACATTTGAGCGGCTTCCCGGATCAGCCCCCTCCGGCGCAAGCTGACCCCCACCCTTGA